The following proteins are encoded in a genomic region of Oncorhynchus kisutch isolate 150728-3 linkage group LG18, Okis_V2, whole genome shotgun sequence:
- the LOC109908886 gene encoding homeobox protein six1a-like, protein MVFSAEQVACVCEVLLQSGRMESLTGFLRTLPPSSSSCLGGLESVLKARAAVAFHLGRFSDLYALLEGFPFSNRSHPLLQQLWLRAHYLEAECQRGRPLGAVGKYRVRRKFPLPRTIWDGEETSYCFKEKSRSVLREWYYHKPYPSPREKRALAAATGLTTTQVSNWFKNRRQRDRAAHGTTGEQEACGPLIGSNRNPGAAYPSSDNDLSSPGTPSPPFSCPQPPPPEPYGWGTTLNLSTT, encoded by the exons ATGGTCTTCTCGGCAGAACAAGTGGCGTGTGTGTGCGAGGTCCTTCTGCAGAGTGGACGCATGGAGAGCTTGACTGGCTTCCTCCGCActcttcccccctcttcctcctcttgccTGGGGGGTCTGGAGAGCGTACTGAAGGCACGGGCTGCCGTGGCCTTCCATCTGGGGCGCTTCTCGGACCTCTACGCCCTCCTGGAGGGCTTCCCCTTCTCCAATCGCAGCCACCCCCTGCTGCAGCAGCTCTGGCTGAGGGCACACTACCTGGAGGCTGAGTGCCAGAGAGGGCGCCCCCTTGGGGCTGTGGGGAAGTACCGCGTACGCCGTAAGTTTCCCCTGCCAAGAACCATCTGGGATGGAGAGGAGACTAGCTACTGCTTCAAG GAGAAATCCCGGAGTGTGCTGCGCGAGTGGTATTACCATAAACCGTACCCTTCACCACGTGAGAAACGAGCGCTTGCAGCCGCCACCGGTCTCACCACCACCCAGGTGAGCAACTGGTTCAAGAACAGACGGCAACGGGACCGAGCAGCTCACGGTACTACCGG ggaaCAGGAAGCTTGTGGACCACTTATTGGCTCCAACAGAAACCCAGGAGCAGCATACCCGTCCTCTGACAATGACCTTTCATCTCCAGGCACCCCCAGTCCCCCCTTCTCCTGCCCCCAACCCCCACCTCCTGAGCCATATGGGTGGGGGACAACTCTGAATCTCTCCACTACCTGA